The nucleotide sequence GGGGACCAGTATCCGCTGCGAGCGCGGGGTGAGGGCACCCCGCCTCCACGTTTTCCAGCTCTTGCCACTTGTCCCTTGATCCTTGTTACTTTTCTTCCTCCGCCATGAGTTACTGCTCCTCCCGCTTCCAGACCATCCGCCGCGCCACCGTTGAGGTGAAGGTCGGCACCGTGGGCGTGGGTGGGACCAATCCCGTCCGGGTGCAGTCCATGACCACCAGTGACACCCAGGATGTGGCCGCCACGGTGCAGCAGTCCATCGCCCTCGCCGAGGTCGGCTGCGAAATCGTCCGCATCACCGCGCCCAACGTCGCCGCGGCCAAGTGCCTGAAGGACATCCGTGCGCAGTTCACCGCCGCCGGCTTCGGCTCCATCCCGCTGGTGGCCGACATCCATTTCCTCCCCTCCGCCGCCATGGAGGCGGTGGAGCACGTCGAGAAGATCCGCGTCAACCCCGGCAACTACGCCGACAAGAAGAAATTCGCCGTCAAGGAGTACACGGACGCCGACTACGATGAGGAGCTCGCGCGCATCCACGAGACCTTCTCCCCGCTCGTGCTCCGCGCCAAGGCCCTCGGCCGCGCCATGCGCATCGGCACCAACCACGGCTCGCTCTCCGACCGTATCATGAACCGCTACGGCGACACGCCGCTCGGCATGGTCGAGAGCGCCCTCGAGTTTCTCCGCATCGCCCGCTCGCACTCCTACCACGACCTCATCCTCTCGATGAAGTCCAGCAACCCGAAGGTCATGATCCAGGCCTACCGCCTGCTCGTGCAACGGATGGCCCAGGAGGACATGCATTACCCGCTCCACCTCGGCGTGACCGAGGCCGGCGACGGCGAGGACGGCCGCATCAAGAGCGCCATCGGCATCGGCAGCCTCCTGCTCGACGGCCTCGGCGACACCATCCGCGTGTCCCTCACCGAGGACTCGGTCTACGAGATCCCCGTCGCCCAGGCCATCGCGGCCAAGGCCATGAGCCTGTGGGCAGCCTCCAACGGTCAACCCGCAACCCCCGTCACGGACGCGGTCGACCCCTACCACTTCACCCGGCGCGAGACCTCGACCCTGAAACTGTCCGACCGCTGCCTCGTCGGCCCCGAGCACCCGCCCCGCGTCATCGTGCGCGTCGCCGCGGTCGACCAACTCGCCGCGGCCGCCCAAGCCCTGGCCGCCCCGAAACTAAAGGACACCCCCGCCGAGGGCCTGCTGGTGCCCATCCACTCTCCCGGCGACTTGGGCACGCTCTGCGAGGTCCTCACGCAGACCGCCCTGCCGGTGGATTTCCTCGCGCTGGAAATCGCCCCCACCCTCGCCCCCGAGGTGCTGCAGCCCTTGCTGGCCATGGCCCAGGGCCGGCTGATGCTCGTGCGCCGCTTCGGCCCGGCCGAGACCGCCACCTTCACGACCTTCGCCGACCTGGTCCAACGCCACGGCCAGTTCCTCGCCGCGGAGATCGCGCCGGCCGACCTCGCCGCCTTCGCCCCCGGCCTCCGGCAGGCCGACGGGGCAGGCCTCCTCTTCACCCTCTCCACCCGCTCCGGCCCGGGCCATGCCATCGGCGACTACCGCCGGCTGGCCGAGGCGCTCCGGGCCGCCGGCTGCCGCGCTCCGCTCTGGATCCGCAACACCGCCGGCACCGCCGTGCAGGGCGATCCCAGCTTCCTCGCCAAGCTCCTCGAGGGCAGCTTCCTCACCGGCAGCCTGCTGTGCGACGGACTCGGGGATCTCGTCAGCATCGAGACCGAGGCGGACGTCACCCGCTCGACCAAGCTGGCCTACAATGTCCTGCAGGGCGCCGGCGCCCGCATCTCCAAGACCGAATTCGTCGCCTGCCCCAGCTGCGGTCGCACCCTCTTCGACCTCCAGTCCACCACCCAGCGCATCCGCGCCCAGACCGGCCACCTCAAGGGGGTGAAACTCGCCATCATGGGCTGCATCGTGAACGGCCCAGGCGAGATGGCCGACGCCGATTTCGGCTACGTCGGCGGCGCCCCGGGCAAGATCAACCTCTACGTCGGCAAGAACTGCGTCCAATACAACATCCCCCAGGCCGAGGCCGACGCCCGCCTGATCGCCCTCATCCGCGAGCACGGCAAGTGGACGGACCCTGAGCCGCACCAGTTGGAAAATGCGTGAGCCTGTAGGGTCGGCCTTGGCCCGACCTCACGTGCGAGGTCAGCATCAGGAAGGCTCCACGGCGGACTCTGCTCGGAGGCAATTCCGTCCCCGTTCCGCCTCCACCCCCGCCCGCATCACCGCGCACGCTACTAGGGACACCAAAATCTGCACACCTGGAGCCCCCATGCCATCTGTGAAATATTTGTCGGGATGAAGGTGGATTTCCCGGCCGAAACCACCTGGCGGTCCGTCGTTCCACGCCTCCTTGGCGCCATGGCGATCGCGCCCGGTCGCCTTTTCAGAGGAGAAAACCAACCCCGGGCCCGACCCGTTTTGCGCAACAACAAAGTGACAAAAGTTATCCCAACATCGGCTGTGAACAACATGTCGGAAAGTTGAACTTGAAACGCATTTTTTGATTCACGTTATTCGCAAAGTCTCTTTTAACCGTTCTCCCGTTCGACTGTTCATTGCCAGCTCCGCAGCGCACATGGTGCCCCGGATCACCCAAGGTTCTCCCCCAGACGCAGGCCCTGCGCCCTGATCCAGCACTTTTGACCGCTGGCAGCCATGG is from Lacunisphaera limnophila and encodes:
- the ispG gene encoding (E)-4-hydroxy-3-methylbut-2-enyl-diphosphate synthase, producing the protein MSYCSSRFQTIRRATVEVKVGTVGVGGTNPVRVQSMTTSDTQDVAATVQQSIALAEVGCEIVRITAPNVAAAKCLKDIRAQFTAAGFGSIPLVADIHFLPSAAMEAVEHVEKIRVNPGNYADKKKFAVKEYTDADYDEELARIHETFSPLVLRAKALGRAMRIGTNHGSLSDRIMNRYGDTPLGMVESALEFLRIARSHSYHDLILSMKSSNPKVMIQAYRLLVQRMAQEDMHYPLHLGVTEAGDGEDGRIKSAIGIGSLLLDGLGDTIRVSLTEDSVYEIPVAQAIAAKAMSLWAASNGQPATPVTDAVDPYHFTRRETSTLKLSDRCLVGPEHPPRVIVRVAAVDQLAAAAQALAAPKLKDTPAEGLLVPIHSPGDLGTLCEVLTQTALPVDFLALEIAPTLAPEVLQPLLAMAQGRLMLVRRFGPAETATFTTFADLVQRHGQFLAAEIAPADLAAFAPGLRQADGAGLLFTLSTRSGPGHAIGDYRRLAEALRAAGCRAPLWIRNTAGTAVQGDPSFLAKLLEGSFLTGSLLCDGLGDLVSIETEADVTRSTKLAYNVLQGAGARISKTEFVACPSCGRTLFDLQSTTQRIRAQTGHLKGVKLAIMGCIVNGPGEMADADFGYVGGAPGKINLYVGKNCVQYNIPQAEADARLIALIREHGKWTDPEPHQLENA